The following are encoded together in the Nocardia sp. XZ_19_385 genome:
- the thrS gene encoding threonine--tRNA ligase, which yields MNASAPQTLAARILVPAGTTAGAAVREAGLPTKGPDTIVVVRDAEGALKDLSWIPEADAEVEAVGADTEDGRSVIRHSAAHVLAQAVQQEFPEAKLGIGPPIKDGFYYDFQVERPFTPEDLAKLESRMKKIIKGAQRFSRRVIEIEDARVELAKEPFKLELISDKSGIDDPEVMEVGGNELTIYDNLDPRTGERLWGDLCRGPHIPTTKFIPAFKLTRSSAAYWRGDQDREDLQRVYGTAWESTEAQDEYLRLLEEAERRDHRKLGLELDLFSFPDELGSGLPVFHPKGGIIRKEMEEYSRRRHVAAGYEFVNTPHITKGHLFEVSGHLDWYKDGMFPAMHLDAELNEDGTVRKPGQDYYVKPMNCPMHNLIFRARGRSYRELPLRMFEFGSVYRYEKSGVIHGLTRVRGMTQDDAHIYCTKEQMHAELTSTLEFVLGLLKDYGLDDFYLELSTKDPKKFVGSDELWEEATETLSKVASASGLELVPDPGGAAFYGPKISVQCKDALGRTWQMSTIQLDFNLPERFELEYTGSDGGKHRPVMIHRALFGSIERFFGVLTEHYAGAFPAWLSPVQVVGIPVAEAFAPHLDSVIEQLQDRGIRAQVDRSDDRMQKKIFNNTAQKIPFMLLAGERDVNAGAVSFRFRDGTQVNGVPTADAVATIEAWVRNRVNDSPTAEGFEIVQAGQ from the coding sequence GTGAACGCCTCAGCCCCCCAGACCCTCGCCGCGCGCATCTTGGTGCCGGCCGGGACTACGGCCGGCGCTGCGGTGCGGGAGGCGGGCCTGCCCACCAAAGGCCCGGACACCATCGTGGTGGTCCGGGACGCCGAGGGCGCGCTGAAGGATCTGTCCTGGATCCCGGAAGCCGACGCCGAGGTGGAGGCGGTCGGCGCCGACACCGAGGACGGCCGCAGCGTGATCCGGCACTCCGCCGCGCACGTGCTCGCCCAGGCGGTGCAGCAGGAATTCCCGGAGGCCAAGCTCGGCATCGGCCCGCCGATCAAGGACGGCTTCTACTACGACTTCCAGGTCGAGCGCCCGTTCACCCCGGAGGATCTGGCCAAGCTGGAATCCCGGATGAAGAAGATCATCAAAGGCGCGCAGCGGTTTTCGCGCCGGGTGATCGAGATCGAGGACGCCCGCGTCGAACTGGCCAAGGAGCCGTTCAAGCTGGAGCTGATCAGCGACAAGTCCGGCATCGACGATCCCGAGGTGATGGAGGTCGGCGGCAACGAGCTGACCATCTACGACAACCTCGATCCGCGCACCGGCGAACGCCTGTGGGGCGACCTGTGCCGGGGCCCGCACATCCCCACCACCAAATTCATTCCCGCGTTCAAGCTGACCCGCTCCTCGGCCGCGTACTGGCGTGGTGATCAGGACCGCGAGGATCTGCAGCGCGTCTACGGCACCGCCTGGGAATCGACCGAGGCCCAGGACGAGTACCTGCGCCTGCTCGAAGAGGCCGAACGCCGTGACCACCGCAAGCTCGGCCTGGAACTGGACCTGTTCAGCTTCCCTGACGAGCTCGGCTCCGGTCTGCCGGTGTTCCACCCCAAGGGCGGCATCATCCGCAAGGAGATGGAGGAGTACTCGCGTCGCCGGCACGTGGCCGCGGGCTACGAGTTCGTCAACACCCCGCACATCACCAAGGGGCACTTGTTCGAGGTGTCGGGTCACCTCGATTGGTACAAGGACGGCATGTTCCCGGCCATGCACCTCGATGCCGAGCTGAACGAAGACGGCACCGTGCGCAAGCCCGGCCAGGACTACTACGTCAAGCCGATGAACTGCCCGATGCACAACCTGATCTTCCGGGCGCGCGGCCGCTCCTACCGTGAGCTGCCGCTGCGGATGTTCGAGTTCGGGTCGGTGTACCGCTACGAGAAGTCCGGCGTCATCCACGGCCTCACCCGAGTGCGTGGCATGACCCAGGACGACGCGCACATCTACTGCACCAAGGAGCAGATGCACGCGGAGCTCACCAGCACCCTGGAATTCGTGCTCGGCCTGCTCAAGGACTACGGCCTGGACGACTTCTACCTCGAGCTCTCGACCAAGGACCCGAAGAAGTTCGTCGGCTCCGACGAGCTCTGGGAAGAGGCCACCGAGACCCTGTCGAAGGTCGCCTCGGCCTCGGGTCTGGAGCTGGTCCCGGATCCGGGCGGCGCCGCGTTCTACGGCCCGAAGATCTCCGTGCAGTGCAAGGACGCTCTGGGCCGCACCTGGCAGATGTCGACCATTCAGCTCGACTTCAACCTGCCCGAGCGTTTCGAACTGGAGTACACCGGTTCCGACGGCGGCAAGCATCGTCCGGTGATGATCCACCGCGCGCTGTTCGGCTCCATCGAACGGTTCTTCGGCGTGCTCACCGAGCATTACGCCGGCGCCTTCCCGGCCTGGCTCTCGCCGGTCCAGGTGGTCGGCATCCCGGTCGCGGAAGCCTTTGCCCCGCACCTGGATTCGGTGATCGAGCAGCTGCAGGACCGCGGCATCCGGGCCCAGGTCGACCGCAGCGACGACCGGATGCAGAAGAAGATCTTCAACAACACCGCGCAGAAGATCCCGTTCATGCTGCTCGCCGGCGAGCGGGACGTGAACGCGGGCGCGGTGAGCTTCCGGTTCCGCGACGGAACCCAGGTCAACGGGGTGCCGACCGCCGACGCGGTGGCCACCATCGAGGCGTGGGTCCGCAACCGGGTCAACGATTCGCCGACCGCCGAGGGCTTCGAAATCGTTCAGGCCGGGCAATGA
- a CDS encoding (2Fe-2S)-binding protein codes for MDVVAKSPVNVPGRTLTQPEWLAARIAEMGESWGTATPRIAGTLWWCMAASALVEQLAQAYVEGRPAPEPELDRIDCVVRPDGGIERVHILPGEATEELPDDDAGWAHRAAAAAALRETLGTVIPAVAAVSGAGVPALWAIVADAVGNRALDAGDPQAGARLAADVGGKLPIPRFIDIADRTFVRRISCCLVFEVPGCDMCTSCPKRPAGERESLLTKLATES; via the coding sequence ATGGACGTGGTTGCAAAGTCCCCTGTGAACGTTCCGGGGCGCACGCTGACCCAGCCCGAGTGGCTGGCTGCCCGGATCGCGGAGATGGGCGAATCCTGGGGTACCGCGACACCGCGGATCGCGGGCACGCTCTGGTGGTGCATGGCCGCCTCGGCGCTGGTGGAACAGCTGGCGCAGGCCTATGTCGAAGGGCGGCCCGCGCCGGAGCCGGAGCTGGATCGCATCGACTGCGTGGTGCGGCCGGACGGCGGCATCGAACGCGTCCATATCCTGCCGGGAGAAGCGACCGAAGAACTGCCCGACGACGATGCAGGCTGGGCCCATCGCGCCGCGGCGGCCGCGGCTTTGCGTGAGACGCTGGGCACCGTTATTCCAGCGGTCGCCGCGGTCTCCGGCGCTGGGGTTCCGGCGCTGTGGGCGATCGTGGCCGACGCCGTCGGAAACCGCGCCCTCGATGCCGGTGATCCGCAGGCCGGTGCCCGTCTCGCCGCCGACGTGGGCGGCAAACTCCCGATCCCGCGCTTCATCGACATCGCCGACCGCACCTTCGTCCGCCGCATCTCCTGCTGCCTGGTCTTCGAGGTCCCCGGCTGCGACATGTGCACCAGTTGCCCGAAACGTCCTGCGGGCGAGCGCGAATCACTGCTGACGAAGCTGGCGACCGAGAGCTGA
- a CDS encoding TIGR02611 family protein, translating to MSTELEQTAPVGRWRAFRDAITERPTLNATYRIGVAVVGIAVLILGILAIPYPGPGWAIVFAGLGILATEFAWARQALHWLRGKYRQGMAWYTSRGVVMKVFAAALTCLFVIATLWVLGTFGMIAGWIGVEWTWLQSPL from the coding sequence GTGAGTACCGAGTTAGAACAGACTGCACCGGTCGGCCGCTGGCGCGCCTTCCGCGACGCCATCACCGAGCGCCCTACCCTGAACGCGACCTACCGGATCGGGGTCGCTGTAGTCGGTATCGCGGTACTGATTCTGGGAATCCTGGCTATTCCCTATCCTGGCCCCGGGTGGGCGATCGTGTTCGCCGGACTCGGCATCCTCGCCACCGAATTCGCCTGGGCCCGCCAGGCATTGCACTGGCTGCGGGGCAAGTACCGGCAAGGTATGGCCTGGTACACCAGCCGCGGTGTGGTCATGAAAGTATTCGCGGCAGCGCTGACGTGTCTGTTCGTCATCGCGACGCTCTGGGTTCTAGGCACTTTCGGGATGATCGCCGGCTGGATCGGAGTCGAATGGACGTGGTTGCAAAGTCCCCTGTGA
- a CDS encoding bifunctional SulP family inorganic anion transporter/carbonic anhydrase gives MAVENDLAPPVPGPGTGTRSLSDRLRFLARHDIPASIVVFLVALPLSLGIAVASGAPVAAGLIAAVIGGIVAGLLGGSTLQVSGPAAGLTVVVAESINQFGWRTTCFIVVAAGVLQILFGLSRIARAALAVAPVVVHAMLAGIGITIALQQMHVLLGGSSHSSAWNNIVELPSQLINLHGGDVFVGGVVIAIMLGWRYVPAQIRVVPGPLVAVVAATVLSLLLPTGAERIVLDGSLFDAIGLPEIPDGGWSAVAMMVLTIALIASVESLLSAVAVDKMHNLPRTNFDRELIGQGSANVLSGLVGGLPVTGVIVRSATNVQAGARSRASAVLHGVWILLFSVALAGLVQQIPLAALAGLLIVIGMQLVKTAHIRLARRTGDLLVYGVTIAGVVFLNLLEGVVIGLVLAFALLLWRVVRVAIVAKQIPASQRWLVTIDGSCTFLALPKLSSELAKVPADADVTVEMTVDFLDHAAFDTLSEWVRQQENHGGSVEFVEIGHARMADASSGPPARGFGRAMFDDVLGPWQRDDEEKRDPITAGVAAYHRSHAHVMRPHLDELRDHQDPDSFFLTCADSRVVPNVITNSGPGDLFTVRNVGNLVPEEGDVSVEAALTFALEKLNVRSIVVCGHSSCGAMAALHRGDHHKAPQTGIGTWLAHAQPSLDRFHLGHPVAKAAAAAGFGEVDQLSMVNVAVQLETLHRHPSVRAAIAERGVTVSGLFFDIATARVVEVTVDGLARFAVDHTTPELV, from the coding sequence ATGGCTGTCGAAAACGACCTAGCCCCACCTGTGCCCGGACCCGGAACGGGTACCCGATCACTGTCTGATCGTCTGAGATTCCTTGCGCGCCACGACATTCCCGCGTCGATCGTGGTCTTCCTGGTCGCGCTGCCGTTGTCGCTCGGTATCGCCGTCGCCTCGGGTGCGCCTGTCGCCGCCGGCCTGATCGCCGCCGTCATCGGCGGTATCGTCGCCGGTTTACTCGGCGGCTCCACCTTGCAGGTGAGCGGCCCGGCGGCCGGCCTGACCGTGGTCGTCGCCGAGTCGATCAACCAATTCGGCTGGCGCACCACCTGTTTCATCGTCGTCGCGGCCGGCGTGCTGCAGATCCTGTTCGGGCTGAGCCGAATTGCCCGCGCCGCGCTGGCTGTCGCGCCCGTGGTGGTGCACGCGATGCTGGCCGGCATCGGTATCACCATCGCGCTGCAGCAGATGCATGTGCTGCTCGGCGGTTCCTCACACAGCTCGGCCTGGAACAACATCGTCGAACTGCCCAGCCAGCTGATCAATCTGCACGGCGGTGACGTCTTCGTCGGCGGTGTGGTCATCGCGATCATGCTCGGCTGGCGCTATGTCCCCGCGCAGATCCGCGTCGTTCCCGGCCCGCTGGTCGCGGTCGTCGCGGCGACCGTGCTGTCGTTGTTACTGCCCACGGGCGCGGAGCGCATCGTGCTGGACGGTTCGCTGTTCGACGCCATCGGCCTGCCCGAGATCCCGGACGGCGGCTGGTCGGCCGTCGCGATGATGGTGCTGACCATCGCGCTGATCGCCAGCGTGGAGAGCCTGCTCTCGGCGGTCGCGGTGGACAAGATGCACAACCTGCCGCGCACCAATTTCGACCGCGAGCTCATCGGACAGGGCTCGGCGAATGTGCTGTCCGGCCTGGTCGGCGGTCTGCCGGTCACCGGCGTGATCGTGCGCAGCGCCACGAATGTGCAGGCGGGTGCGCGCAGCCGGGCCTCGGCGGTGCTGCACGGTGTGTGGATCCTGCTGTTCTCGGTCGCGCTGGCCGGGCTGGTGCAGCAGATCCCGCTGGCCGCGCTGGCCGGTCTGCTCATCGTGATCGGCATGCAGCTGGTGAAGACGGCACACATCCGGCTCGCCCGGCGCACCGGCGACCTGCTGGTCTACGGCGTCACCATCGCCGGCGTGGTGTTCCTGAACCTGCTCGAGGGTGTCGTCATCGGTCTGGTGCTCGCTTTCGCGCTGCTGCTGTGGCGAGTGGTGCGAGTCGCCATCGTGGCCAAGCAGATTCCGGCGTCGCAGCGCTGGCTGGTCACCATCGACGGGTCCTGCACCTTCCTCGCGCTGCCGAAACTGTCCTCGGAACTGGCGAAGGTGCCTGCCGATGCCGATGTCACGGTCGAGATGACCGTCGACTTCCTCGACCACGCCGCCTTCGACACCCTGAGTGAATGGGTGCGGCAGCAGGAAAATCACGGCGGCAGTGTGGAATTCGTGGAGATCGGCCACGCGCGCATGGCTGATGCCTCGAGCGGCCCGCCCGCGCGCGGTTTCGGCCGGGCGATGTTCGACGACGTGCTGGGCCCGTGGCAGCGCGACGACGAGGAGAAACGGGATCCGATCACCGCGGGTGTCGCCGCCTACCACCGCAGCCACGCCCACGTGATGCGCCCGCACCTGGACGAACTGCGCGACCACCAGGATCCGGATTCGTTCTTCCTCACCTGCGCGGATTCGCGGGTGGTGCCGAACGTGATCACCAACAGCGGCCCCGGTGACCTGTTCACCGTCCGCAATGTCGGCAACCTGGTGCCCGAGGAGGGTGACGTCTCGGTCGAAGCGGCCCTCACCTTCGCGCTGGAGAAGCTCAACGTGCGCTCCATCGTGGTGTGCGGGCACTCCTCCTGCGGCGCCATGGCGGCCCTGCATCGCGGCGATCACCACAAGGCGCCGCAGACCGGCATCGGCACCTGGCTGGCACACGCCCAGCCCAGCCTGGACCGCTTCCACCTCGGTCACCCCGTCGCGAAGGCCGCTGCCGCAGCCGGTTTCGGCGAGGTGGATCAGCTGAGCATGGTGAACGTAGCCGTCCAACTGGAAACCCTGCACCGGCATCCGTCGGTGCGGGCCGCGATCGCCGAGCGCGGTGTCACGGTGTCGGGCTTGTTCTTCGATATCGCGACGGCCCGCGTCGTCGAGGTCACCGTCGACGGACTCGCTCGGTTCGCGGTCGATCACACCACACCGGAACTGGTGTAG
- a CDS encoding bifunctional SulP family inorganic anion transporter/carbonic anhydrase, which yields MSTDTDSAPRTSPRYSAQWFFDLLQPVLRHDLPASLVVFLVALPLSLGIAVASGAPVAAGLVAAVVGGIVGGALGGSVLQVSGPAAGLTVVVASTISQFGWATTCFITVAAGVLQVMFGLSRIARAALGIAPVVVHAMLAGIGITIALQQIHVLLGGSAHSTAWRNVVELPGQLLHSHGPAVLIGVTVIAILLGWRYLPARVRVVPGPLVAVTTATVLSLVLPVDVARIPLNGSLFDDIALPRLPEGNWFAVSVTVLTIALIASVQSLLSAVAVDKMHGGERTDFDRELLGQGAANVLSGLFGGLPVAGVIVRSSANVEAGARSRASAVLHGIWILVFSVALVGLVRQIPTAALAGLLIVIGIQLVKLAHIRLAHRTRDLIIYVVTILAVVFLNLLQGVLIGLALAFGLLLCRVVRAHIVAKPVPDSEFGDSWLVTIEGSCTFLALPKLTSELAKVPEQAVIRLEMSVDFLDHAAYEMIEDWVRRRRNAGGVVEFVELGPVRMAAATAGPPARGHARKAVEEAIGPWRRTAHRVDPVVAGISAYHRGHAHLLRPHLDSLRDQHEADTFFLTCADARIVPNVITNSGPGDLFTVRNVGNLVPVGNSDASVEAALIYALDKLDVRTVVVCGHSACGAMDALHRAVQTGQALGEWLAHARPSLAQFRVGHPVARAAAAAGFDEVDQLAMVNVALQLETLHAHPAVYRGMRERGVAVRGLFFDIATARVIEVTVDGIAQFDDAPSRVAAESV from the coding sequence ATGTCCACCGACACCGATTCCGCACCACGGACGTCGCCGCGTTACAGCGCGCAGTGGTTCTTCGACCTGCTACAGCCGGTGCTCCGGCACGACCTTCCTGCTTCACTCGTGGTTTTCCTTGTGGCCCTTCCGCTTTCGCTCGGCATAGCGGTCGCCAGCGGCGCACCCGTGGCCGCCGGACTGGTCGCGGCGGTGGTCGGCGGCATCGTGGGCGGCGCCCTGGGGGGCTCGGTATTACAGGTGAGCGGGCCCGCCGCCGGCCTGACCGTCGTAGTCGCCTCGACGATCAGCCAATTCGGCTGGGCAACCACGTGTTTCATCACCGTGGCCGCCGGTGTGCTGCAGGTGATGTTCGGGTTGAGCCGCATCGCCCGGGCGGCGCTCGGGATCGCACCGGTGGTGGTGCACGCGATGCTGGCCGGTATCGGAATCACCATCGCGCTGCAGCAGATACACGTGCTGCTCGGCGGTTCCGCGCACAGTACGGCTTGGCGCAACGTCGTCGAATTGCCCGGCCAGCTGCTGCATTCCCACGGCCCGGCGGTCCTGATCGGCGTCACGGTCATCGCGATCCTGCTCGGCTGGCGTTATCTGCCCGCCCGCGTGCGAGTCGTGCCCGGTCCGCTGGTCGCGGTGACCACCGCTACCGTGCTGTCGCTGGTGCTCCCGGTCGACGTCGCCCGAATCCCGTTGAACGGCAGCTTGTTCGACGACATCGCCCTGCCCCGCCTACCCGAGGGCAATTGGTTCGCGGTCTCGGTGACGGTGCTGACCATCGCGCTGATCGCCAGCGTGCAGAGCCTGCTCTCGGCGGTGGCCGTGGACAAGATGCACGGCGGCGAGCGCACCGATTTCGACCGGGAGCTACTCGGTCAGGGGGCGGCGAATGTGCTCTCGGGGTTGTTCGGCGGCCTGCCGGTGGCCGGGGTGATCGTGCGCAGCTCCGCGAATGTCGAAGCGGGAGCGCGCAGCCGGGCTTCGGCGGTGCTGCACGGCATCTGGATTCTGGTGTTCTCGGTGGCCCTGGTCGGGCTGGTGCGCCAGATTCCGACCGCCGCCCTGGCGGGGTTGCTCATCGTGATCGGCATCCAGCTGGTGAAGCTGGCGCATATCCGGCTCGCCCATCGGACCCGTGACCTGATCATCTACGTCGTCACCATCCTTGCCGTGGTGTTCTTGAATCTGCTCCAGGGGGTGCTGATCGGGCTGGCGCTGGCCTTCGGGCTGCTGCTGTGCCGCGTGGTCCGGGCGCACATCGTGGCGAAGCCGGTGCCCGACAGTGAATTCGGCGACTCCTGGCTGGTGACGATCGAAGGCAGCTGCACCTTCCTCGCGCTGCCGAAGCTGACCTCGGAACTGGCGAAAGTGCCCGAGCAGGCGGTGATCCGGCTGGAGATGAGCGTCGACTTCCTCGATCACGCCGCCTACGAGATGATCGAGGACTGGGTGCGCCGACGTCGAAACGCTGGTGGCGTAGTGGAATTCGTCGAACTCGGGCCGGTGCGCATGGCGGCGGCCACAGCGGGTCCGCCGGCCCGCGGCCACGCCCGCAAGGCGGTCGAGGAGGCGATCGGTCCATGGCGGCGCACCGCGCACCGGGTGGATCCGGTGGTCGCCGGGATCTCGGCCTATCACCGTGGGCACGCGCATCTGCTGCGTCCGCACCTGGACAGTCTGCGCGATCAGCACGAGGCCGACACTTTCTTCCTGACCTGCGCTGATGCCCGAATCGTGCCCAATGTCATCACCAACAGCGGCCCCGGTGATCTGTTCACGGTGCGCAATGTCGGCAATCTGGTGCCCGTCGGCAACAGCGACGCCTCGGTGGAGGCCGCGCTGATCTACGCGCTGGACAAGCTGGACGTTCGCACCGTGGTGGTGTGCGGCCATTCCGCCTGTGGCGCAATGGATGCGCTGCATCGCGCGGTGCAGACCGGCCAGGCGCTGGGCGAGTGGCTGGCGCACGCGCGGCCCAGTCTGGCGCAGTTCCGGGTCGGGCATCCGGTCGCCCGCGCCGCGGCCGCGGCCGGGTTCGACGAGGTCGATCAGCTGGCGATGGTGAACGTGGCGCTGCAGCTGGAGACCTTGCACGCCCATCCCGCGGTGTATCGGGGGATGCGGGAGCGCGGGGTCGCGGTCCGGGGATTGTTCTTCGATATCGCTACCGCCCGGGTCATCGAGGTGACGGTCGACGGCATCGCCCAGTTCGACGACGCGCCCAGTCGCGTTGCAGCGGAATCGGTTTGA
- a CDS encoding FAD-binding protein has product MHFTNEGSVLEQRRLTGWSRTAPTVAQVLSTPDLDMVARAVREAGERGVIARGLGRSYGDPAQNGGGLVVDMTAFGRIHTIDPDSAVVDVDAGVSLDTLMRAALPQGLWVPVLPGTRQVTVGGAIASDIHGKNHHSAGSFGNHVLSMDLLTADGSIRTLTPEGDAAELFWATVGGMGLTGIVVRARIRMKHTETAYFRVDSDRTGSLDETMELLTGGSDEGYEYSVAVPDTISIDSKLGRAGFSRGNLATLDDLPPKLRRNPLHFNAPQLFTAPDIFPNGLVNGVTTRIGGELAYRTFAKQGRGLIQNITQFLHPLDLLGEWNRAYGRRGFMQYQFSMPYGAEDQLAAAVRAIAHSGHPSFLNVFKRMGPGNQAPLSWPHPGYMLSLDFPLAPGLAEFCTGLDQRVLEAGGRLYFAKESRTAPETIRAMYPRLAEWRRIRDAADPERVFVSDLARRLRLVDDDPTPTSR; this is encoded by the coding sequence GTGCATTTCACGAATGAAGGATCGGTGCTCGAGCAACGCCGGCTGACCGGCTGGAGCCGCACCGCACCGACTGTTGCGCAGGTGCTTTCGACCCCCGACCTCGACATGGTCGCGCGGGCGGTGCGCGAGGCAGGGGAGCGGGGCGTCATCGCCCGCGGCCTCGGGCGCAGCTACGGCGATCCGGCGCAGAACGGCGGCGGCCTGGTCGTGGACATGACCGCGTTCGGCCGCATCCACACGATCGATCCGGACAGCGCGGTGGTCGACGTCGACGCGGGCGTCAGCCTCGACACTCTGATGCGAGCCGCTCTGCCGCAAGGCCTTTGGGTTCCGGTGCTGCCGGGCACCCGCCAGGTCACCGTCGGCGGCGCGATCGCCTCCGACATCCACGGCAAGAACCACCACTCCGCCGGCAGCTTCGGCAACCATGTGCTGTCGATGGATCTGCTCACCGCCGACGGCTCGATCCGCACCCTCACCCCGGAAGGCGATGCGGCGGAACTGTTCTGGGCGACCGTGGGCGGCATGGGCTTGACCGGCATCGTCGTGCGCGCCCGAATCCGCATGAAGCACACCGAAACCGCGTACTTCCGAGTTGACAGCGACCGGACCGGCAGCCTCGACGAAACGATGGAACTCCTGACCGGCGGCTCGGACGAGGGCTACGAATACTCGGTGGCCGTCCCCGACACGATCAGCATCGACTCGAAGCTGGGCCGCGCGGGCTTCAGCCGCGGCAATCTCGCCACCCTCGACGATCTGCCGCCCAAGCTGCGCCGAAACCCCTTGCACTTCAACGCGCCCCAACTGTTCACGGCCCCCGACATCTTTCCCAACGGCCTGGTCAACGGCGTCACCACCCGTATCGGCGGTGAGCTCGCCTACCGGACGTTCGCGAAACAGGGCCGCGGCCTGATCCAGAACATCACCCAATTCCTGCATCCCCTGGACCTTTTGGGTGAATGGAACCGTGCCTACGGCCGGCGCGGCTTCATGCAATATCAGTTCTCCATGCCCTACGGCGCAGAAGACCAGCTGGCCGCCGCCGTCCGCGCGATCGCGCACTCCGGCCACCCCTCCTTCCTGAACGTCTTCAAACGCATGGGCCCGGGCAACCAGGCCCCGCTCTCCTGGCCGCACCCGGGTTACATGCTCAGCCTCGACTTCCCCCTTGCCCCCGGGCTTGCCGAATTCTGTACCGGCCTCGACCAGCGAGTACTCGAGGCGGGCGGTCGCCTCTACTTCGCCAAGGAGTCCCGCACCGCGCCGGAAACCATCCGGGCGATGTACCCGCGGCTGGCGGAATGGCGGCGGATCCGCGACGCCGCCGACCCGGAGCGCGTCTTCGTCTCCGACCTGGCCCGCCGTCTCCGTCTGGTCGACGACGACCCGACCCCGACCTCGCGCTGA
- a CDS encoding DUF899 domain-containing protein, with translation MPSPDVGTREQWRAAYEKLRAEEKDLTRRGDEVTRQRQALPWVPVTKDYRFDTNAGEKSLAELFDGRSQLIIRHFMHGPKTPEGCPGCTFETDNLVGAVPHLAHRDVTFILASRSPLAVLNDYKNRYGWDIEWVSLGDNGFNEDFYDLMHIPTPTRPGDMLDVMELMALSTFTRDNDTVFHTYSTYDRGTEALNATWQLLDRTAKGRGTDFDDWPGKRDEY, from the coding sequence ATGCCCAGTCCCGATGTCGGCACTCGCGAGCAGTGGCGGGCAGCCTACGAAAAACTGCGTGCGGAGGAGAAAGACCTCACGCGCCGCGGCGACGAGGTGACCCGTCAGCGGCAGGCCCTGCCTTGGGTCCCGGTCACCAAGGACTACCGATTCGACACCAACGCCGGCGAGAAATCCCTGGCCGAACTGTTCGACGGGCGCTCTCAACTGATCATCCGGCACTTCATGCACGGCCCGAAAACCCCGGAGGGCTGCCCGGGCTGCACCTTCGAAACCGACAACCTGGTCGGCGCGGTACCCCACCTGGCCCACCGCGACGTGACATTCATCCTCGCCTCCCGCTCCCCGCTCGCAGTCCTCAACGACTACAAGAACCGCTACGGCTGGGACATCGAATGGGTCTCTCTGGGCGACAACGGATTCAACGAAGACTTCTACGATCTGATGCACATCCCGACCCCAACCCGCCCCGGCGACATGCTCGACGTCATGGAACTCATGGCCCTGAGCACGTTCACCCGCGACAACGACACCGTCTTCCACACCTATTCCACCTACGACCGCGGCACCGAAGCCCTCAACGCGACATGGCAATTGCTCGACCGCACCGCAAAAGGCCGCGGCACCGACTTCGACGACTGGCCCGGCAAACGCGACGAATACTGA
- a CDS encoding response regulator transcription factor, translated as MNPPVRVLVCDDHAVVRAGLLALLSSAHDIEVVGEAGTGEEAVALTARLIPDVVLMDLQLGGGIDGIEATRRITLSGNNTHILVLTTYDTDADITRAIAAGATGYLLKAERPEELFAAIHAAAAGRPALSPPVAQRVMARMRNPVPALTARELDILAQLAHGLGNREIARALHISESTVKTHLGRIYEKLGVDTRAAAVAVAKEQRLLG; from the coding sequence ATGAATCCCCCTGTGCGCGTGCTTGTTTGCGATGACCACGCCGTCGTGCGGGCGGGCCTGCTGGCCCTGCTGTCCAGCGCCCACGATATCGAAGTGGTCGGCGAAGCGGGCACCGGCGAAGAAGCCGTCGCCCTCACCGCCCGCCTCATCCCCGATGTCGTGCTCATGGATCTGCAACTCGGCGGCGGCATCGACGGCATCGAAGCCACCCGGCGAATCACACTCTCCGGCAACAACACTCACATCCTCGTCCTGACCACCTACGACACCGATGCCGACATCACCCGCGCCATCGCTGCCGGCGCGACCGGCTACCTACTCAAAGCCGAACGCCCCGAAGAACTGTTCGCCGCCATCCACGCCGCCGCCGCGGGCCGCCCCGCGCTGTCCCCGCCGGTCGCCCAACGTGTCATGGCCCGCATGCGAAACCCCGTACCCGCCTTGACCGCCCGCGAACTCGACATCCTCGCCCAGCTCGCCCACGGCCTCGGCAACCGGGAAATCGCCCGCGCTCTGCACATCAGCGAGTCCACGGTGAAAACGCACCTCGGCCGGATCTACGAGAAGCTCGGCGTCGACACCCGCGCCGCTGCGGTCGCGGTCGCCAAGGAGCAGCGCCTGCTCGGCTGA